One stretch of Fictibacillus sp. b24 DNA includes these proteins:
- a CDS encoding gamma-type small acid-soluble spore protein produces the protein MDKQQQQKQQQQQQARQKQQNAQQQAGQSYGTEYASETDAQHVRQQNQQSQQGKNQQQK, from the coding sequence ATGGACAAACAACAACAACAAAAACAACAACAGCAACAACAAGCTCGTCAAAAGCAACAAAACGCTCAACAACAAGCTGGTCAATCTTACGGGACTGAGTATGCTAGTGAAACTGACGCACAACACGTTCGTCAGCAAAACCAACAGTCTCAACAAGGTAAGAACCAACAACAAAAATAA
- a CDS encoding SDR family NAD(P)-dependent oxidoreductase, with protein MNLELEGKTVLVTGGSKGIGQGIAYAFLSEGAKVGIVGRNLADLEAAQKEGIEIFQGDVTNAGDRERVMNEFLGKFGTIDILVNNAGGSNGSSVMETSMEQFEEAMHLNFLSAVDLSKKAAAIMSGNSDGGAIINISSIFGRESGGKPTYNASKAAMISFTKSFGDEMIKKGIRVNGVAPGSILHETGNWKKRLEQDPYKINSFVEEHISAGRFGTVEEVANVVVFLASKKASWVVGSTLNVDGGQSYSNF; from the coding sequence ATGAATTTAGAACTTGAAGGAAAAACGGTACTAGTTACAGGCGGTTCAAAAGGAATCGGTCAAGGAATTGCTTATGCTTTTTTGAGTGAAGGAGCAAAAGTAGGGATCGTTGGGCGTAACTTGGCAGATTTGGAAGCGGCGCAAAAAGAGGGTATTGAGATTTTTCAAGGTGACGTAACGAACGCTGGGGATCGTGAGCGAGTGATGAATGAGTTTTTAGGTAAGTTTGGCACGATCGACATTTTAGTTAATAATGCAGGCGGAAGCAACGGATCTTCAGTTATGGAAACGAGCATGGAACAGTTTGAAGAAGCTATGCACTTGAATTTTTTATCGGCTGTAGATTTGAGCAAGAAAGCTGCAGCGATAATGAGCGGGAATTCAGACGGTGGAGCTATTATTAACATTTCGTCTATTTTTGGACGGGAGTCTGGCGGCAAACCTACTTACAATGCGAGTAAGGCCGCAATGATTTCCTTTACGAAATCTTTTGGTGACGAGATGATTAAGAAGGGCATACGTGTGAATGGCGTAGCTCCAGGATCTATTTTGCATGAAACAGGAAACTGGAAAAAAAGATTGGAACAAGATCCATACAAGATCAATTCGTTTGTGGAAGAGCATATTTCCGCTGGACGATTTGGAACAGTGGAAGAAGTGGCCAATGTAGTTGTTTTCTTGGCATCTAAGAAGGCATCCTGGGTCGTTGGGAGCACGTTGAACGTGGATGGCGGCCAGTCATATAGCAATTTTTAA
- the mutY gene encoding A/G-specific adenine glycosylase: MNTTSNSLFSLDASYVKQFQDHLLTWYNDNKRSLPWRENQDPYRVWVSEIMLQQTRVDTVIPYFERFTELFPTLQDLAYADEEKVLKAWEGLGYYSRVRNLQTAVKEVCESYGGKVPNTPKEIAGLKGVGPYTAGAVLSIAYGVPEPAVDGNVMRVLSRILLIEEDISKPKTRVTFEKAVRELISHEDPSSFNQGLMELGAIICTPKSPACLLCPMRELCRGFESGRQRELPVKLGKTKVRKAKMIAGVLVNDDGRLLIHKRPAEGLLANMWEFPNTEYVGENKQAEISALESYVEEQLNYEVTAEEKAGYIEHVFSHLKWEIQIWQGKVKCREEDRTLPADWKWVSVDELDAYPFPVSHQKIIRLIKEALIV; encoded by the coding sequence TTGAACACAACAAGTAATAGTTTATTTTCCCTCGATGCTTCATATGTGAAACAATTTCAAGATCATTTATTAACATGGTACAACGATAACAAGAGATCTTTGCCTTGGAGAGAAAATCAGGATCCGTACCGTGTCTGGGTTTCGGAGATCATGCTGCAGCAAACAAGAGTAGATACGGTAATTCCTTACTTCGAGCGATTCACTGAATTGTTCCCAACCCTTCAAGACCTTGCTTATGCAGACGAAGAAAAAGTTTTGAAAGCGTGGGAGGGTCTAGGTTATTATTCCCGAGTTCGAAACTTACAAACCGCCGTAAAAGAAGTATGCGAAAGTTATGGTGGAAAAGTACCGAATACACCTAAAGAAATCGCCGGATTAAAGGGAGTCGGCCCTTATACAGCAGGAGCGGTTTTAAGCATAGCGTATGGTGTACCAGAACCTGCTGTTGACGGAAATGTTATGCGTGTTTTATCACGAATTTTGCTCATTGAAGAAGATATCAGCAAACCAAAAACCCGTGTGACTTTCGAAAAAGCAGTGAGAGAGTTGATATCACACGAAGATCCTTCTTCTTTTAACCAAGGTTTAATGGAGCTTGGCGCTATAATTTGTACTCCAAAATCTCCAGCATGTTTGCTGTGTCCGATGAGAGAATTGTGCCGAGGCTTCGAGAGCGGAAGACAAAGAGAACTTCCGGTTAAGCTAGGAAAAACAAAAGTAAGAAAAGCGAAGATGATAGCTGGGGTGTTGGTGAATGACGACGGCCGTTTGTTGATTCATAAGAGACCGGCTGAAGGGCTTCTCGCCAACATGTGGGAATTTCCGAATACAGAGTATGTTGGTGAAAACAAACAAGCAGAGATTTCTGCTTTGGAAAGCTATGTGGAAGAACAGTTAAATTATGAAGTGACAGCAGAAGAAAAAGCAGGCTACATTGAGCATGTTTTTTCACATCTGAAGTGGGAAATTCAAATTTGGCAAGGGAAGGTTAAGTGTAGGGAAGAAGACAGAACTCTGCCTGCTGATTGGAAATGGGTCAGTGTGGACGAGCTGGATGCGTACCCGTTCCCTGTCTCTCACCAAAAAATTATTCGGCTCATAAAGGAGGCGTTAATTGTATGA